Within the Pseudonocardia alni genome, the region TGTCGCAGGAGCTCGTCGACCTGCCCGCCGAGATGCGCGTGCTGGAGGCCACCGAGGCCGTCGCCAAGTACGTGCGGTTCGGCAAGCAGGAGATGACCGCGTCGCAGGTACTGGAGCGGCTCGGGTTCCCCGCGGCCCGCCAATGGACCCCGGTCGGACGCCTGTCCGGTGGCGAGCGACGGCGGTTGCAGCTGACCCGGCTGCTGATGGACGAGCCCAACGTCCTGCTGCTCGACGAGCCCACCAACGACCTGGACGTCGACACCCTCGCCGGGCTGGAGGACCTCCTCGACGGCTGGCCGGGCACCCTGGTGGTCGTCAGCCACGACCGTTACCTCACCGAGCGGGTCTGCGACCAGGTCGTCGCCCTGTTCGGCGACGGACACCTCACCCACCTGCCCGGCGGGATCGGCGAGTACCTGACCCGCCGTGCCGCCACCGGCCACGGCCCCGCCGGAGCCGCACCGACTGCGCCGGTACCGGCCGGTGCGCCCGTCGCACAGGCGGCCGGGCCGAAGGCGAGCGCCGCGGAGCAGCGGGCCGCCCGCAAGGACGCCCAGCGCCTGGAACGACGGATGGGGCAGCTCACCGCGCAGGAGGAGAAGCTGCACGCCCGGCTCGCCGAGGCCGCCACCGAGCCCGGCCGGCTGATGGAGCTGGACCGGGAGCTGAAGGCCGTCGTCGCCGAGCGCGAGAGCGTCGAGCTGGAGTGGTTCGAGGCCGCCGAGCGCGCCGAGGGATGAGGGGTCTCTCCTACCCAGGTAGGAGAGACCCCGGGTAAGAAATCAGTAGTTCGACCGATCCGCGGCCCCCGGGTGCGCGGATACCGTCGTACTCGCGTCACGGCGGGCTGGGGAGCCTCGCCGGGGCGCGGGGGGAGAGACGGGCCGGTTCCGTCGCCACAGTCGGGGGGTGGCGACGGGACCGGGCTCGTGGCGGTGAGTCCGCCGCCCGCGGCTGTCACCGCGATGCGGGCCGAGCAGCCGGATCGACATCATGGTCATTGTGCCCCGGAACGATGTCGGGGTGTCGTGGCACGGTGGGACCGTGGAACTGGATGACGAGTTCGTCGTGGACGGTCACCGGGTGCGCTGGACCGCACGGGGCTCGGGACCGCCGGTGGTGTTCTGCCACGGCACCCCCTGGTCGTCGTGGCTGTGGGCGCCGATCGCCGCGGCGGTGGCCGGGTCGCACCGGGTCCTGCTGTGGGACATGCCGGGCTACGGGGTGTCCGGGCACAGCGCGGACGTCTCGCTCGGCGTACAGGGCCGGGTGCTGGCCGGGCTACTCGAGCGGTGGGACCTGCCCGAGCCGCCGCACGTCGTCGCCCACGACTACGGCGGCGCCGTCGCCCTGCGTGCGCACCTGCTGCACGGCGCGGCCTACCGGTCGCTGACGCTGGTCGACGTCGTCGCGCTCGCCCCGTGGGGTTCGCCGTTCTTCCGGCTGGTGCGGGAGAACGCCGAGGTGTTCGCGGCGCTGCCGGGGCCGCTGCACGAGGCCCTCGTCCGGGCCTACGTGCGGGGTGCCGCGCACCGGCCCCTGCGGCCCGCCGACGAGGACGCGCTGGTCGGGCCGTGGTTGGGCGAGCGGGGTGCGGCCGCGTTCTACCGCCAGATCGCGCAGGCCGACCAGCGCTTCACCGACGAGGTCGAGCCGCGCTACGGCGAGCTGGACCTGCCGGTGCGGGTGGTGTGGGGCACCGAGGACACCTGGATACCGGTCGACCGAGCGCACCGGTTGACCGCAGCGGTACCGGGGGCCGAGCTGCACCTGGTGCCCGGGGCAGGGCACCTGATCCAGCTCGACGCCCCGGAGGCGCTCACCGCGCTGGTGCTGGGGGCACTCAGCCGGACGCCGTGACCACCTTCGCCAGCTCGTCGAGCTTCGCGAGGGTCTCGGACTCGGGCAGTGTCGGGAGCAGGAAGGTGACCCGCTCGACGCCCGCCTCGGCGTACCCCGCGACGACATCCGGGTCCGGCTCCCCGCCGAACACCGTGGTAGGCACGTCCGGCTTGCCCCGCTCGGCGAGGTCGTCACGGACGCGGCGGATCTCGTCGAAGGAGGTGTGCCCGCGCGGGAGCCAGCCGTCGCCGACCTCGGCGAGCCGGTTCAGCGCGGCCTCGCTCTCCCCGCCCAGGTAGATCGGCGGGGTGCGCACCGGCTTGGGCCAGGAGAAGGACCGCTCGACGTCGAGGTGGTCGCCGTGGAACTCGGCCTCGTCCTCGGTCCACAGCGCCCGCAGCGCGTGCAGCTGCTCGCTCATCAGTGGTCCCCGGGTACTCGGGTCGACGCCGTGGTTGCGCATCTCCTCGCGGTTCCACCCCGCGCCGACGCCGAACAGCAGCCGTCCGCCGGACACCAGGTCGAGGCTGGCGGTCTGCTTGGCGGTGTGGATGATGTCGCGCTGCGGCAGGAGCGCGATCCCGGTGCCCAGGAGCAGGTCGGTGGTCGTCCCCGCCATCGCGGTGAGCGCGACGAACGGGTCGAGGGTGCGGTAGTACACCCGCGGCAGGTCGCCCCCGCCGGGGTAGGGCGACTCCCTGCTGGTGGGGATGTGCGAGTGCTCGGCGAGGAACACCGAGTCGAAGCCGCGCTCCTCCAGGGCCCGGCCCAACGGCCCGGGGCGGATGCCCTCGTCGGTCACGAACGTGGCGATACCGAACTTCATGACCCCTGGGTACCCGTCGGGCCGGACGGTCACGCCCCCCCGGCCAGCCGGTCCAGCAGCAGGGCCTCCGCCAGCACCCCGCGCCCGAACATGCCCAGGTGCAGGCTCTCGTCGATGCCGTGCCAGCGGCTGGCCGGGTCCCCGACCCCGGTGACCAGCACCGCCGCGCCCGGGAAGGTCCGCGCGAACTCCGCGATGAACGGGATCGAGCCGCCGATGCCGGATTCGACGGCGTCGTTGCCGTAGGCGGCGGAGAACGCGGCGCGGGCGTGGTCGTAGACCTCGCCGGTCGAGGACAGGCTGAACGGCTCGGCGACGCCGTGGCCGGGCGTCACCGACACGTGCGCGCCCCACGGGACGTTGCCCTCCAGGTGCTCGGTCAGCGCGCGCTGGGCCTCACGGGCGTCCTGCCCGGGGGCCAGCCGCATGCTGACCATCGCGCGGGCGCGGGGGAGCAGCACGTTCGAGGCCTCGGCGACCTTGGGCGCGTCGATCCCCAGCACGGCGACGGCGGGCGCGTGATTGACGCGGTCCGGGATCGAGCCGGTGCCGAGCAGTTCGACGCCGTTGAGCAGGCCCGCGTCGGAGCGGTAGGTGGCCTCGTCCGGGTCGGGCGCGTCGGAGCTGCCGCGCACCAGGCCGGGGACGGCGACCTCGCCCTTGTCGTCGTGCAGGGTGGCCAGGGTGCGGCACAGCGCGGTCAGCGCGTCCCCGATCGGGCCGCCGTAGACCCCGGAGTGCACCGGACGCTCCAGCATCGACACCTCGACGACGACGTCGACCAGGCCGCGCAGGCTGGTGGTCAGCGCCGGGACGTCGACGGCCGGGTTGGCGGCGTCGGCGATCACGATGACGTCGGCGGAGAGCTTCTCGCGGTGCTCGGCCAGGAGCGCGGTCAGCGTGGGGGAACCGGACTCCTCCTCACCCTCGATGAACAGCACGACCCCGACCGGCGGCCGTCCCTCGTAGGCGCGGAGCACGGCGAGGTGGGTCATGACGCCGGCCTTGTCGTCGGCGGCGCCACGGCCGTAGAGCCGCCCGTCGCGCTCGGTCGGCTCGAACGGCGGGCTGCTCCACTCGTCGTCGCCGCCGGTGGGCTGGACGTCGTGGTGGGCGTAGAGCATGACCGTCGGCATGCCCTCGGGTGCGGGCCAGTGCGCGACGACGGCCGGGGCCCCGCCGTCTGCGGAGAGGATCTCGACCGAGGCGGCGCCCGCGTCGCGGGCCAGCGTCGCGACGGCGTCCGCGGAGCGGCGGGTGTCCTCGGCGTGTGCCGGGTCGGCCCAGATGCTCGGGATGCGGACCAGCGCCTCGAGGTCCGTGCGCGCGCCCGGGAGGACGGCGTCGACGGCGGCGGAGAGGTCGGCGGGAGCGGGGTCGGTGTGCGGCTCGGCCATGCGCCCGGATGCTACGCCGCGGCGCGCCGCGTACGGCCGGTCGTCGATCGTGCCGCCCCGCACGGGCGGTTCGTCGCTACATTCGGGCCCATGTCCCGATTCCTGGCGACGTTGCTGGAGTCCGCGACCGTTCCCGGCGGGCTCGCCCGTGGGATGACGACGGGGGAGCCGCGCGAGCCCGTGCGGCGTTCCTGGGCGGAGGTGCACGAGACGGCCCGCGGGATCGCGGACGCCCTGCGACGCCCCGGCGAGGACGGCGGCCCTGCCCTGCCCTTCGGCGGCGCCGTCGGGGTGCTGGCCGGCGAGCCCGCGGCGATCGCCCCCGCCGCGCAGGCGGTGTGGCTGTGCGGCGGCAGCGTGACGATGCTGCACCAGCCGACCCCGCGCACCGACCTCGCCGAGTGGGCCGCCGACACCGTGACCACCCTGGGCATGGTCGACGCCGCGATGGTGCTGCTCGGCCCGCCCTTCGATGCGCTCGCGCCGGTGCTGACCGAGCGGGGCGTCCCGTTCCGGATGCTCGACTCGCTGACCGGCGACCCCGCCGCGTTCGTCGCGGACGCCGCCGTCGCCGACGAGGACGACACCGCGCTGCTGCAGCTCACGAGCGGTTCCACCGCCGCCCCGAAGGCCGTGCGGATCACCCACGCGAACCTGCACGCCAACATCGGCGCCATGGTGACCGCGTCCGCTCTGGACGTCGCGACCGACCGGATGGTGTCGTGGCTGCCGCTGTTCCACGACATGGGGATGGTCGGGTTCCTGACCGTCCCCATGACGGTCGGGCTGGACCTGGTCACCGTCACCCCCGCGGACTTCCTGGGCCGCCCGCGGCTGTGGGCCGAGCTGATCTCGTCCTACGGCGGCACCGTCACCGCGGCGCCGAACTTCGCCTACGCCGTGCTGGCCCGCCAGCTCGCCCGGGTCGACGACGGCGCGCTCGACCTCTCCTCGCTGCGGCTGGCGCTCAACGGCGCCGAGCCGGTGGACCCGGCGGCCGTCGCGGCGTTCACCGACGCCGGTGCCCGCTTCGGGCTGCGACCGGAGTCGGTCCTGTGTGCCTACGGGATGGCGGAGACCGCGCTCGGGGTGTCCTTCGCGCCCGTCCACACCGGGCTGAAGGTGGACCGGGTCGACGCCGAGTCCCTGGAGGCGCACCGGCGCGCCGAGCCCGCGGGCACCGGTCCGGCGCGGGAGTTCCCCGAGCTCGGACCGCCGCTGCCCGGGATCGAGGTGAAGGTCGTCGGCAGCGGCGGTCACGTGCTGGGCCCCCGGGAGGTCGGGGTGCTGCACCTGCGCGGCGACGCCGTGACGCCCGGCTACCTCACCGTCGACGGCCCGCTGTCCACCCAGGACCGCGACGGCTGGTTCGACACCGGCGACGAGGGCTACCTGACCCCCGACGGCGCCGTCGTCGTGTGCGGCCGCACCAAGGACGTGATCATCATGGGTGGGCGCAACATCTACCCGACCGACATCGAGCGGGCCGCCGGTGCGGTCGAGGGCGTGCGCGCGGGCAACGTCGTCGCGGTCCGGATCCCAGCAGGT harbors:
- a CDS encoding LLM class F420-dependent oxidoreductase, yielding MKFGIATFVTDEGIRPGPLGRALEERGFDSVFLAEHSHIPTSRESPYPGGGDLPRVYYRTLDPFVALTAMAGTTTDLLLGTGIALLPQRDIIHTAKQTASLDLVSGGRLLFGVGAGWNREEMRNHGVDPSTRGPLMSEQLHALRALWTEDEAEFHGDHLDVERSFSWPKPVRTPPIYLGGESEAALNRLAEVGDGWLPRGHTSFDEIRRVRDDLAERGKPDVPTTVFGGEPDPDVVAGYAEAGVERVTFLLPTLPESETLAKLDELAKVVTASG
- a CDS encoding alpha/beta fold hydrolase, producing the protein MELDDEFVVDGHRVRWTARGSGPPVVFCHGTPWSSWLWAPIAAAVAGSHRVLLWDMPGYGVSGHSADVSLGVQGRVLAGLLERWDLPEPPHVVAHDYGGAVALRAHLLHGAAYRSLTLVDVVALAPWGSPFFRLVRENAEVFAALPGPLHEALVRAYVRGAAHRPLRPADEDALVGPWLGERGAAAFYRQIAQADQRFTDEVEPRYGELDLPVRVVWGTEDTWIPVDRAHRLTAAVPGAELHLVPGAGHLIQLDAPEALTALVLGALSRTP
- a CDS encoding fatty acyl-AMP ligase, which gives rise to MSRFLATLLESATVPGGLARGMTTGEPREPVRRSWAEVHETARGIADALRRPGEDGGPALPFGGAVGVLAGEPAAIAPAAQAVWLCGGSVTMLHQPTPRTDLAEWAADTVTTLGMVDAAMVLLGPPFDALAPVLTERGVPFRMLDSLTGDPAAFVADAAVADEDDTALLQLTSGSTAAPKAVRITHANLHANIGAMVTASALDVATDRMVSWLPLFHDMGMVGFLTVPMTVGLDLVTVTPADFLGRPRLWAELISSYGGTVTAAPNFAYAVLARQLARVDDGALDLSSLRLALNGAEPVDPAAVAAFTDAGARFGLRPESVLCAYGMAETALGVSFAPVHTGLKVDRVDAESLEAHRRAEPAGTGPAREFPELGPPLPGIEVKVVGSGGHVLGPREVGVLHLRGDAVTPGYLTVDGPLSTQDRDGWFDTGDEGYLTPDGAVVVCGRTKDVIIMGGRNIYPTDIERAAGAVEGVRAGNVVAVRIPAGDGRHRESFAVAVEAKGADGPEAVRAIRDDVIRRVVSAVGVRPAEVAVLAPGSLPKTPSGKLRRAATADLLTARR
- a CDS encoding dipeptidase yields the protein MAEPHTDPAPADLSAAVDAVLPGARTDLEALVRIPSIWADPAHAEDTRRSADAVATLARDAGAASVEILSADGGAPAVVAHWPAPEGMPTVMLYAHHDVQPTGGDDEWSSPPFEPTERDGRLYGRGAADDKAGVMTHLAVLRAYEGRPPVGVVLFIEGEEESGSPTLTALLAEHREKLSADVIVIADAANPAVDVPALTTSLRGLVDVVVEVSMLERPVHSGVYGGPIGDALTALCRTLATLHDDKGEVAVPGLVRGSSDAPDPDEATYRSDAGLLNGVELLGTGSIPDRVNHAPAVAVLGIDAPKVAEASNVLLPRARAMVSMRLAPGQDAREAQRALTEHLEGNVPWGAHVSVTPGHGVAEPFSLSSTGEVYDHARAAFSAAYGNDAVESGIGGSIPFIAEFARTFPGAAVLVTGVGDPASRWHGIDESLHLGMFGRGVLAEALLLDRLAGGA